TCGAGGGCTCCGTGGCGTTCGTGATCCAGTCGATCGCCTTGTGCTCCCAATCGGAGTCCTTCGACGCGTCGATGTAGCGCTCCCACTCGTACACGCCGCTCTGCTTGGCCATGCGCACCATCATCAGGCGGGCCACGGTGCTGTCGAGCACCACCGCCGAGCGCACCATGCCGTTCTGCCGGAGCCAGCCCATCGCCTGCTTGATGATCTCCTGGGTCTCCGGCGGGTTCGCCTTCTGGCCCCGGATGTCCACCATCAGTCCGAAGGGCCGCCCACGCTTGATCGCCACCTTGGCGCGAAGGTCCTCGAACCAGACCTTGGCCTCGGCGGGGGTGATGTAGCCCGGCGCATTGAGCCGGAAGCCGTACTCCGTCCTCAGATTCTCAGCCATGAAACCCCCACGTTGTTTTTGTGGTGCACGCGCCATTCCCGTGCGACTCCGGCTGGATGGCAGCGCACTTACGAGCCTACTCCAGTCGGCACGTGAGTGGATCCACTCCTGCCGCGCCTGCGTACGCGCGCGAGCCACGTCCTCCCCGTGAAGATGGAGACGTCCCCGGGTAAACGTGGTACTCGTCACGAAGTTTGAGAATCCAGCGTCAGGCGAACTTTCCGCTGATTTTACTTCACACTCGCTCGCTTCTCGGCTATTAAGGGGATGCAGTTTTTCAGCATCCCCGCAACACTGTCACACGCATCGAGGTCCCCCCGGACTCGGTGGCAGCGAATCGACGCAGCATCCGCGTCGAACCTCACGGGTTCCGGGGCCTTGGAGACGTCCTTCAATGTCCAACTCCTCGCTCGCTGAGCTCCAGGCCGTTACGTCGAACACCCTGCGGAACGAGGTGCCCGTCGAGGCACTCCGGCACGAGACGCCGACCCAGGGGAAGACGAACGTGCTGGAGGCTCGTCACGGCGATCCGATCCCGATGTACGGGGACGTGAATGCGCGGGGCTTCAAGACGGTGGAGGACCTCTCGGTCGCCGACTGCGTGATCGCGCACCTGGAGGCGGAGGAGGTGGACGCGGTGTTCGGCGTCCCGGGCGGCAACATCGCCCCGTTCCAGCAGGCGCTGCGCAAGCACAAGTCCATGCGCTTCATCATCGCGTCCCACGAGGGTGGCGCGGCGTTCATGGCGGACGGTTACGCGCGCTCCACCGGCAAGCTGGGCGTGTGCATGGTGACGGCGGGCCCGGGTGCCACCAACGCGCTGACGGGCGTGGCCTCCGCGCACCTGGACGGCGTGCCCATGCTGGCCATCAGCGGCAACATCGCCACGGACCGCGTGGGCCTGATGGCCATCCAGGAGAGCAGCAGCACCCACGGCGTGAACACGGTGGAGATGTTCCGCCAGGCGTGCGCCAGCTCCTCCATCGTTCCGGACGCGCAGAGCTTCCAGCGGCTGCTGGCGCGTTCGCTGCGCACCGCGCAGGGCCTGCCCGGCGGCGCCGCGCACCTGAGCGTGCCCGCGAACATCGCGCGCCAGCCCATCCACCGCGCCTCCGTTCCCACCACGCGCGGCGCCTTCCGCGCGCGTCCGGCGACCGCGCCCTTCGAGGACCTGCGCGCCGCCTTCACGCTGCTGCGCACCGCGCGCCGCCCGCTCATCTTCCTGGGCGCGGGCGCTCGCGAGGCGATGGCGGAGCACGCCGACACGTTCACCGCGTTCGTCACCCAGCACGGCATCCCGGTGGCCACCAGCATGCGCGGCAAGGGGCTGTTCTCCGAGCGCGAGGCGCTGTCCCTGGGCGTGCTGGGGCTTGCCGGCAGCAAGCGCGCCGAGGCGTACCTGCGCGACGGCGTGGACGTGATGCTCGTCCTGGGCAGCCGCCTGGGTGAGTGGGCCTCCCGCAGCTTCCACCGCTACTTCCAGGCCATCCACCACGTCATCCAGGTGGACGTGAACGCCTCCAACATCGGCCAGTTCCTGCCGGTGCGGCTGCCCATCGTGGCGGACGTGGGCTCGGTGATGACGGGCCTGGCGGAGCTGGGGCAGATGATTGGCCCGTCCAGCGGCGCGCGCGTGCAGGAGCGCTGGGCGCAGGTGATGGCGCTGACGGAGCCCGCGCCCGTCATCCGCACCCCGCAGGACCGGGACTCGGTGAAGCCGCAGGACCTGATGGCGGAGCTCGACAAGCACCTGAGCCCGGACATGGACCTGTACATCGACATGGGCAACTGCACGGGTTGGACGTCGCACCTGCTGCACATCACGCCCCCCGCGCGCATCTTCTACCCGTGCGGCCTGTCGTCCATGGGCTGGTCCTGCGGCGCCGTCATCGGCGGCAAGGTGGGCCGGCCGGACCGCGCGGCGGTGGCCATCGTCGGCGACGGCGCGTTCCTGATGAACGGCACGGAGATGATCACCGCGTCGCGCTACCGCGTGGGGACGGTGACCATCGTCCTCAACGACAACTTCCTGGGCATGGTGAACCACGGCGAGCACGTGCAGGACCGCACGCAGCCGCTGGAGGATGACTTCTACAGCCTGGGCAACCCGGACCTGAAGGCCTTCTCCGAGTCGCTGGGCGCGCGCGCCTACACGGTGAACGGCCCCGGTCAGCTGGACGCGCTGCTGCCGGAAGTGCTGCGCCGCGCGGATGAGACGGGCCAGCCGCAGGTCATCGTCGCGCACATCGACTACCGCGAGGTCCCGCCGTACGGCGACCGCTTCGCCGCGGTGGCGTCGGACGCGAAGTAGCCGCCATGACGGCCGCGACCTTCGCGCTCCTGGGAGTCGGCGCCGCTGTCCCCGAGCACGTTCGCGGCAATGACGACCCGCTGTTCGAGTCCCTGCGCCGAGCCGCCGGAAGCGGCGGGGAGCACGCGCTCTTCTACGGCAACCGTGAGCGCAGGGTGCTGGGTCAGGGCGAGTCCCTGGCCGCGCTCACCGCGAAGGCGGGCGCCGCCGCGCTGCAGGACGCGGGGCTGACGCCCGCGGACGTGGAGCGGCTGTACGGCTACGTGTCGGTGTCGGAGTTCGTCGCGCCGAACGAGCTGTACGCGGTGCACCGCGAGCTGGGCCTTTCCCAGGGCACGCTGGTGGTGCCGGTGAACGCGGACTTCGCCAACTTCCTGATGGGCATCGTGCTGGCCTGGGAGGCCCTGCGCGCGGGCACCCTCCGGCACGCGCTGGTGGCGGTGGGCTCCGCGTGGACCCGCAACGTGGACTACACGCAGGGCCACGCCATTGGCATTGGCGACGGGGCGGGCGCGGTGGTGGTGGGCGCGGGTGAAGGGCTCACGCTGGTGGACTGGGGCGCGGACACCTTCAGCGACGAATACGGCGCGATGATGATGGGCCCGCGGCCGGAGTCCGGCCTGGCGTACCCTACCTACGGCATCGCTCCCGCGGCGGGCGTGAAGGCGTTCCTGCAGTCGGGGATGAACGGGCCGCCCCGGTTGGTGGAGCGGCTGCTCGCGAAGCACGGCGTGGCGCGCGAGGACGTGACGCTCATCTCCCACCAGGCCACGCGCAAGCTGATGGACCACTGGGCGCAGGAGATCCGCCCGCGCGAGTACCTGGACACCTTCGAGGAGTACGGGAACATGGTGCACGCGTCCATGCCGGTGACGCTGGCCAGGTTCCGCCGCCAGCTGCGCACGAAGTACCTGGTGATGGTCGGCCTGGGCATTGGCGCGCACCAGATGGCGTTGCTGGTGCGCGTCTGACGGGACCGCCCGCTACTGGTCGTCGCAGGGCGTGCCCAGCCGGATGCCCGTGTAGACACCCAGCTCGTTGTAGATGAGGGGCAGGTTCTGCTCCACGGGGACGTTGCGCAGCTCCACTTCCTTGCGCGCCTTCTCGATCCAGATGGGCTTCTGCGCGCGGTCGATGACGAGCCGCAGCTGGCCCTTCTTGGTGGTGAAGATTTCGCCCTCGGAGTCCGCGACCACGTTGGTCATCTTCTGCGGCTTCAGGTCCCCACGGGGGCCGATGAAAACGCGGAAGTTGCGGGACTCCGCGGCCGAGGAGCCCTTGTCCACGTAGTAGTACGTGCCCTCCGAGTCACGCAGCAGCGCGTGAGGGACGAACTTCTGCGGGTTGGGCACGTAGGTGGCCTTGCGCAGCAGCTCCCGCGCCTGCGCGCCGGGGACCATCTCCAGCGCCACCTTGCGCTCGCCGCAGCGCAGGGCGCAGGTGCGCTCCTTCGTGTCCACGTTCAGCTGCGAATGCACCCGCAGGTCCACGCCGTCGTAGTCGGGGGTGCCGCCGGGGTTGAAGAAGCGCGGATCCAGGAAGGTGGTGGCGGACAGGTTCCGGGAGCGGGGGCGTGGCACCACGACCAGCGACTTGCCGTCGCCGTAGTAGAGCTGGTCCTCCAGGTCGTCGGTGCCCTCGCGGGGCACGGAGACGACGTAGTGGCCGCGGCCGTCGGTGCAGACGGCGGTGGCCTCCAGGTGCATGCGCTGGCCCAGGTTCTCCGCCTTTCCCCACGGCGGTTCGACGGCGGCGGCGGGAGTGGCGGAAAGGAGCACGGCCACGGGAAGGGTGCGTTGGAAGAGCATGGTGCGCGGGCCTAGAGGTTCTTCTTGAAGTAGCGGGTGGCGGCCTTCTCCTGGCTGGAGGCCTCCGGGGTGGTGGTCCACACGAAGCGGTCGCCCTGCAGGGCGGGCTCCAGCGCGGCGCCGAAGCGGCAGTCCATCTGCTTCAGGCGGGCCTTCACGGTGGTGCGGGCCTCCTCGGAGACTTCGCACAGGGCCTTCAGCGCGGTGAGGGGGAAGACGCAGTAGCGGGAAATCTTCTGGGCCTTGAGGAAGGGCTCGGTGACGGTGGTCCAGTCGATGGCGCCCGCCACGGAGGTGCCGCAGGTGGTGTTCAGCTCCTGGAGCGCTTCGGTGTAGGCGGTGTCGTGGAGGGTTTCCTCCGCCTTGCGGTCGAAGGCCATCAACTTCGCGAGCTGGCCGCTCTGGGTCTGCTGCTGGTGCTGGGCGTAGACCTCCTCCGGCTTGAGCTTCTGGGAGCGCGCCTCGTCGTACTGGACGGCGATGCCGTTGCCCGGGCCGCCGGGGAAGTGCAGCTCCGTGTTCTTGCCCACGACGATGAGCGGCGAGTAGTCCTTGCCGTGCCACTGGGTCGTGTAGTTGTGGCGCAGCGTGCTGGGGCTGCTCCAGTCCTTCAGGGTGTAGGGGAGGACCAGGTTGTCCAGCACGGAGCCCGTGCCCTGGATGCGCAGGAGGAACTTCTTCTGCTCACGGGGCGCGAGGGGAACGACGGCGACCAGTTCTCCCTGCGGACCGACGAACACCTTGCCGGCTTCCACGGGAACGGGCGGCGCGGCCCGGGCGGGCAGGGTGCCCAGAAGGGTGGCCAGCACGGCCACGGCGACGATGCATTTCATGTTGGATGTATCCCCCTCACCCGTCCGGGGGGGCGTGGACGGGCGGTGTTCGCTCAATGCTGCAATTCAATCTCGTGCTTCTGACATTCGGCGATGAGCTGCGGTGTCAGCTCCGACGGCCTGATCTTCCGCGCCTCTGGGGCGGCGTTCACGATGTCTCCGGTCTGGCACCGGAGCTTGATGGCCAGGTAGTGCGCGGCCAGGTTGTCCTGGGCCGCGTAGCTGCGCTGGGCCGCTCGGACCGCGGAGTCCACGTCGTTCCGCGCAGCCGCGGCGCGGGCGTCCTTCAGGTCGCTTATCGCGACGGCGTTGGTGGGCTCCAGGGGGATGCGCGCGGACGGCGTCCTGCCGCCCGGCCGGGTGTTCGTCTTGCCTGTCGTCTTGGTCTGCTGCACCTGGGGATCGACGATCGCGGGCGGATCGTTCTGCGCCATGACAGGCGGTGGAGGCTGGGGCGGCGGACCCACGGGCGGCGGGGGCGCGTGATTCGGGCCCGCGTGCATGACCGGCGGCGGGCCTTCGGGAGGCGGCCCTGCGCGTGGCGGGGGGACGTGATCCTGGCCCGCGTGCATGACGGGCGGCGGGTCCATGGGCGGCGGTCCGGGCCGCAGCCACCACCCGAGTCCCACGGCACCGAGGATCAGCGCGGCGGCGCCCGCGATGGGAAGCACGCGCGACCTGGGCGGGAGCGCGGCGGGCATCGTCATCGGCCCCGGCTGGCCCGACATGCTCACCGGGGCGAGCGGCTGCCCCTGGGGGCCGACAGCCCCCGCGAGACTGCCCGGCACCGCCTGCTGGCCACCGTAGCTTCCCGGCACGACCTGCTGTCCGCCCATGCTGCCCGGAGCGACGTGCTGGCCCGTGCCATAGCCCTGGGCGACCTGCTGCCCGCTGTAGCTGGCCGGTGACTGCGCGGGGGCACCGGGCACAGGCAGGGCCACGCCCGAGCTCCCCATGCCGCTCCCAGGCATCTGCGTGGCGCCGAAGCCCATCGTGCCGCCAGCCACCTGCGGCTGCTGTCCGAACGGGACCGTGCCGCCGGCTCGCGGCGCCATCGTCGCGTCGAAGCCGATGTCATCCGACGCCGCCAACGCATCCGCGCCAAAGCGGCCCGTCCCAGGCCCCTTGTTCGACGGAGCCATCGTGGCCCCCATCGCGTCGTCGTCGCTCGGCGCCACGGAGGGGAGGGCGACACCGGAGGGACGCTTCGTGCGCCCGAAGGTGCGGGCCGCGATCTGCTCCTCGGTCTCCGGCAGCGACTGGAGCTGCGTGCCCGTGAGCTCCGCGATGAACGACGCGACGTCCTGATGGCGGTGATCCGGGTTCTTCTCCAGCGCCCGCGCCACCGCCCGCGCGACGTTCGGCGGCAGGTCCGGCATCAGATTGGCCAGCGACACCGGCGGCTCGTGCACCACGCGGTAGATGATCTGCACGAGCGACCCGCCACCGAAGGGCGTCATCCCGGAGATCATCTCGAACACGATGCCGCCCAGCGCGAACAGGTCCGTCCGCGCGTCGATGCGGCTGTTCTGCCCCTGCGCCTGCTCCGGCGACATGTACTGCGGCGTGCCGATGAGCACCGCCTCCTGCGTCTGCAGCGTCTCCGACGACATGACCTTGGAGATGCCGAAGTCGAGCAGCTTCACCCGCTCGCCCACCACGCCGCCGGAGTCCGTGGGCACCAGGAAGATGTTCGCGGGCTTCAGGTCGCGGTGAACGACGCCCGCGCGGTGCGCCGTCTGCAACGCGGACCCCATCTGCCGCGTGAAGGAGAACACCTCCTCCAACGTCAGCCGCCCGCGCCGCAGCCGATCCGCGAGGCTCTCGCCGCGCAGGTACTCCAACACCAGGAACGGACTGCCGTCCTCCAGCGTGTCGAAGTCCAGCACCTCCACGATGTTCGGGTGCCCCAGCCGGGAGGCGATCTCCGCCTCGCGCCGGAAGCGCACGTGGAGGTCCGGCCCCACGTGCTCACCTACCCGCAGCACCTTCACCGCGACCTGCTTGCCCGGAAGCCGCAGGTGCTGGGCCAGGAATACCGAACCCATGCCGCCCCGCCCCAACACGGAGACGACTTTGTAGGTATTCCGGAGGACCGAATCGATGTGCAGCTCACCGTCAGCCGAGCGCGTCATGAAGAGGGCGTGTCCTGATGACAAAAGGGGTGCGATGCACCGCCGTGAAACACGGCGCCACGCTACCACGCCCCATCCGCCAGGGGACGAGCCCAACCCTCCGCCGCCATACCCCGGACAGTCGAACGCCCGGACCCTCGTGAGAGGAGCCGGGCGTCATGAACTCAAGTCCAACCCCCACACACAGGAAAAGGCGCGCCCCTCAACGGCCGCGCCCTACCTGGGACGGGGACTCAGCCCCACTTGGACATCGTGCGACGGGGCGGAGGCGAGCTCGGCCCCGCGGCAGGCGAAGCCACCGCCGGACGGGCTTGCTGCGAACGGCCCTGGCCACCACCGCGCGGCGCCTGGGCGTTCCCACCACCGCTGGCCTGACGCGACTGGCCACCGCTCGGACGGCCCTGACCGCCGCCGCCGCGGCGCTGCTGCCCGCCACTCCGACGCTGACCCCCGCCGCCACCACCACCGCCACCGCCGCGCGACTGGCCCCGGCCACCGCGGTTCATCGGAGGACGGCTCTCCTCCACGTCACCGGGCAGGGGAGGGGGCAGGTGCGAGCGGAACGCGGCGTCCGCCACCACCGGCACGCTGCGGCGGATGGTGCGCTCGATGTCGCGCAGGTACGCGCGCTCCTCGGAGTCGCAGAAGGACACGGCCTGGCCGCTGGCGCCCGCGCGGCCCGTGCGGCCGATGCGGTGCACGTACTGCTCCGGCACGTTGGGCAGGTCGTAGTTGAACACGTGCGACAGCCCGTCGATGTCGATGCCTCGCGCCGCGATGTCCGTGGCCACCAGCACGCGCAGGGTGCCGGCGCGGAACTCGTCCAGCGCGCGCTCGCGGGCGTTCTGGCTCTTGTTGCCGTGGATGGCATCCGCGCGCACGCCCGCCGCCGTCAGCTGCTTGGCCACGCGGTTGGCGCCGTGCTTCGTGCGCGTGAACACCAGCGCGCGCGGAATCGCCTTCGCGTCCTGGAGCAGGTGCGTGAGCAGCGCGCGCTTCTCCTCGCGCTCCACGAAGTACACCTGCTGGCTCACCGTTTCCGCGGTGCTGGACGCGGGAGACACCTCCACGCGCACCGGCTCCTTCAGGATGTTGCGCGCCAGGTCCATGATGTCCGGCGGCAGCGTCGCGCTGAAGAACAGCGTCTGGCGCACCTGCGGCAGCACCTTGATGACCCGCCGCACGTCGTGGATGAACCCCATGTCCAGCATGCGGTCCGCCTCATCCAGCACGAACACTTCCAGCGCGCGCAGGGTCACGAACCCCTGGTCGATGAGATCCAACAGGCGCCCCGGCGTCGCCACCAGGATGTCCACGCCCTGGCGCAGCGCCTGGACCTGCGGATTCTGGCCCACGCCGCCGAACACCACCGCGTGGCGCAGGGGCAGGTTCTTGCCGTAGGTGACGAAGCTGTCGCTCACCTGGCTGGCCAGCTCGCGCGTGGGCGTCAGCACCAGGCAACGCACCGGACGCGCGCCGCCCGCGGGCGCCTTCGCCGACAGACGCTGGAGGATGGGCAGCGCGAACGCCGCCGTCTTGCCCGTGCCCGTCTGGGCCACGCCCAACACGTCCTTGCCCGCCAGGGCATGGGGAATCGCCTTCGCCTGGATGGGCGTCGGCGTGGTGTAGCCCTCCGCCTTGACGGCCTTGAGGAGCGAATCGGTCAACTGCAGTTCGTCAAAAGTCATGAAATCCCGCATGAGTAGGGTCGGCGCACTCCCCCTCAGGCGGGGGACCGACCGCGCAGCGCGCCCTCTCGCGGTATTGCGGGGGCGCCTGGCGGTACGCGGTCAGGCCAATCAGCGGCCCGAGGCACCTGCGAACGACTTGGAACCCCTGAGCCTCCGGAACGATTCCCGGTGCCGCCCAGGGCCCGGCCACACTGCCTGCAACGGGAGGCAATGTCCCGGGAAATCCTCCCCGCCCGCCTGCCCCCGACCGCTGTGGAGATTTCGGACAGGGCTGTTGGCCGCCTGCCCCCATCGTCCACAACCCTCCATTCCAGGCGCCGCCAGCCCCCTCTCTCAGCGCCCTCTCAAGCCGTCGAAATCATTGGTGTTGCAAGGAAGTGACGGAGGCCCGTTTTGGGCAGGTCCTTGGAATGATTGGGAAATTCCCTAGCCCCTGCCGACTGGCATGCCCGTTGCTAGCCTTTGCCGCGTCGCGCCGTACTGGTGCGGGCGGTGGACCCTGGTGAGGAGCGGGATTTGAAGCGGTGGCAGCGACAGACGGTGGGGATGGCCTGGGGGATGGGGCTGTGCGTGGCGGCGCTGGCGTGCGCCCAGCAGCCGAAGGCGGGGACGGCGAAGGCCTCCGGATTCTCCGCCCAGACGGTGGAGGAGAAGGCCCGCGCGCTGGCCGCGAAGCCGTACCAGGAGCCGCCCGTCGGCGTGCCCCCGTCCTTCGAGAAGCTCACCTACGATCAGTACCGGGACATCCGCTTCCGCGACTCCGCGTCGCTGTGGCGTGAAGAGGCGCTTCCTTTCAGGGCGCAGTTCTTCCACCCCGGTTTTTATTACACCCGTCCGGTGGGCGTGAACGTGGTGGAGGGCGGCAAGGCGCGCCCGGTCCCGTTCTCCACGGAGCAGTTCACCTACGGCCCCCTGGTGGGCACGCCGCCCAAGGGCAAGGTGAACGGCTTCGCGGGCTTCCGCCTCAACGCGCCGCTCAACACCAAGGACTACTACGACGAGCTGGTGGTCTTCCTGGGCGCCAGCTACTTCCGCGCGCTGGGCAAGGGCAACGTGTACGGCCTGTCCGCGCGCGGGCTCGCCATCGACACGGCGCAGCCGGGGGGCGAGGAGTTCCCCACGTTCCGCGAGTTCTGGCTGGAGACGCCGGCGAAGGGCTCCGACACCGTCGTGGTGCACGCGCTGATGGACAGCCCCAGCGTCACGGGCGCGTATCGTTTCGCCATCCGCCCGGGTGAGCGGACCGTGATGGACGTGGACTCCACGGTGTTCGCGCGCAAGGCGGTGCGCCAGCTGGGCGTGGCGCCGCTCACCAGCATGTTCCTCTTTGGAGAGAACGACCGGGGCGACTTCGACGACTTCCGCCCGGAGGTGCACGACTCCGACGGCATCTCCGTGTGGACGAAGAACGGCGAGAAGCTGTGGCGCCCCCTGAAGAACCCGAAGCAGATCCAGACGAGCAGCTTCCACACGGACGGGCTGTCGGGCTTCGGCCTGTTGCAGCGCGACCAGGCGTTCACCAGCTATGAGGACCTGGAGGCGCACTCCGAGCGTCGTCCGGGCGCCTGGGTGGAGCCGGTGGGTGACTGGGGCGCGGGCTCCGTGCGGCTCGTGGAGCTGCCCACCCGTGAAGAGATCCACGACAACATCGTGGCCTTCTGGGTGCCGGATGCACCGGTGCAGGCCGGTGCACAACTTCGCTTCTCCTACCGGCTGTCCTGGGGCTTCTCCCCCGAGGGTGCGAAGGCCGGAGGTTCCACCGTCGCGGCGACGCGTGTCGCGGCGGGCAGCAAGCCGGGGGCGCGTCGCTTCGTCCTCGATTTCACGAAGGCCAGCGTGGAGGGCACGGGTCCCGTGGAGGCGGTCGTCACCGCTTCCCGCGGCCAGGTGCTGCACCCGCGCGCGGAGGTTCACGCCGTCACGGGTGGCTTCCGCGCGGCCTTCGAGCTCATGCCCGACGGAGAAGGCCCCGTCGAGCTGCGCTGCTTCCTGAAACGCGGTTCCGAGACCCTCACCGAGACCTGGAGCTACCTGTGGATTCCGTGACCACGCACCCGTTCATCACCTTCGCGCCGGCGATGCCCCAGGAGGCCCGCGCGGACACCCACGCGGCGCTGGTAAGCTTCTTCCAGGACTTCGGCTTCACCGGCCGCAACGACCTGGAGAAGCTGGCGGGCTGGGTCCTGGGCACGCGTGAGCTGTCCCTGTCGCCGGAGGCCGCGCTGGCGCTCGCGCGGTGGCGCGTGGAGGGCTGGCTGGCGGAGGTGCTGGGGCCGTCGCACGTGGGGCCGTCGCTGATGGTGCGCGGCCGGGCCGCGTTCGTGCTGGTGGGCGGCGCGCGCTGGGGCGCGGACGTGCTGATGCGCGCTCCGTCCTCGCTGCCGGAGGCCTGGCGCCGCGCGGTGTGTGAAGCAGTGCCCATGTCCGCTCCGGCGGAGGTGCCCTGTCAGATGCGCGAGCAGGTGCTCGTGCTCAATCCCTTCATGGACATGCTGCGCCGCTGGCTGCGTCCCGCCGCCGGCCAGGCGGGCGTGTCGCCGTCGCGCTAGGCGCGCACCTCACACACAGCGAAGCCGCACGGGAGCCCGGAGTCCGCATGAACGCCCAACCCTACACTCCGGCCCTGGCGCGGCCCCGTCGCGTGATGGTGCTGGGCCTGGCGGCCCTGTCCACCGGTTTCGCCTCCGTGGAGATGCACCGGCTGCTCGCGGCTCACGGCACCACGGTGCCGGAGCTGTTCGTGCTGGGGCTGTTCGCGGTGTGCTTCGCGTGGATCGCCCTGTCGTTCTGGAGCGGCGTGGCCGGCTTCATCCAGCTGGTGGCGAACCAGCGGCTGCCGGGTCTGCGCTGGCCCACGGAAGAAGAGGCCGCGCAGCCACTCACGCGCCGCACCGCGGTGGTGATGCCCGTCTACAACGAGGACCCGTCCGCCGTGTTCGCGCACGTGCAGGCCACGTATGAGTCCATCGCCGCGACGGGGCAGCTGGACGCGTTCGACTTCTACGTGCTGAGCGACTCCACGCGGGCGGAGTCGTGGGTGGCGGAGGAGCTGGCGTGGTCGGAGCTGTGCCGCCGGGTGGGCGGGCAGGGGCGCATCTTCTACCGCCGCCGCTCC
The sequence above is a segment of the Corallococcus exiguus genome. Coding sequences within it:
- a CDS encoding glucan biosynthesis protein; the encoded protein is MGLCVAALACAQQPKAGTAKASGFSAQTVEEKARALAAKPYQEPPVGVPPSFEKLTYDQYRDIRFRDSASLWREEALPFRAQFFHPGFYYTRPVGVNVVEGGKARPVPFSTEQFTYGPLVGTPPKGKVNGFAGFRLNAPLNTKDYYDELVVFLGASYFRALGKGNVYGLSARGLAIDTAQPGGEEFPTFREFWLETPAKGSDTVVVHALMDSPSVTGAYRFAIRPGERTVMDVDSTVFARKAVRQLGVAPLTSMFLFGENDRGDFDDFRPEVHDSDGISVWTKNGEKLWRPLKNPKQIQTSSFHTDGLSGFGLLQRDQAFTSYEDLEAHSERRPGAWVEPVGDWGAGSVRLVELPTREEIHDNIVAFWVPDAPVQAGAQLRFSYRLSWGFSPEGAKAGGSTVAATRVAAGSKPGARRFVLDFTKASVEGTGPVEAVVTASRGQVLHPRAEVHAVTGGFRAAFELMPDGEGPVELRCFLKRGSETLTETWSYLWIP
- a CDS encoding thiamine pyrophosphate-binding protein, which codes for MSNSSLAELQAVTSNTLRNEVPVEALRHETPTQGKTNVLEARHGDPIPMYGDVNARGFKTVEDLSVADCVIAHLEAEEVDAVFGVPGGNIAPFQQALRKHKSMRFIIASHEGGAAFMADGYARSTGKLGVCMVTAGPGATNALTGVASAHLDGVPMLAISGNIATDRVGLMAIQESSSTHGVNTVEMFRQACASSSIVPDAQSFQRLLARSLRTAQGLPGGAAHLSVPANIARQPIHRASVPTTRGAFRARPATAPFEDLRAAFTLLRTARRPLIFLGAGAREAMAEHADTFTAFVTQHGIPVATSMRGKGLFSEREALSLGVLGLAGSKRAEAYLRDGVDVMLVLGSRLGEWASRSFHRYFQAIHHVIQVDVNASNIGQFLPVRLPIVADVGSVMTGLAELGQMIGPSSGARVQERWAQVMALTEPAPVIRTPQDRDSVKPQDLMAELDKHLSPDMDLYIDMGNCTGWTSHLLHITPPARIFYPCGLSSMGWSCGAVIGGKVGRPDRAAVAIVGDGAFLMNGTEMITASRYRVGTVTIVLNDNFLGMVNHGEHVQDRTQPLEDDFYSLGNPDLKAFSESLGARAYTVNGPGQLDALLPEVLRRADETGQPQVIVAHIDYREVPPYGDRFAAVASDAK
- a CDS encoding serine/threonine-protein kinase, whose protein sequence is MTRSADGELHIDSVLRNTYKVVSVLGRGGMGSVFLAQHLRLPGKQVAVKVLRVGEHVGPDLHVRFRREAEIASRLGHPNIVEVLDFDTLEDGSPFLVLEYLRGESLADRLRRGRLTLEEVFSFTRQMGSALQTAHRAGVVHRDLKPANIFLVPTDSGGVVGERVKLLDFGISKVMSSETLQTQEAVLIGTPQYMSPEQAQGQNSRIDARTDLFALGGIVFEMISGMTPFGGGSLVQIIYRVVHEPPVSLANLMPDLPPNVARAVARALEKNPDHRHQDVASFIAELTGTQLQSLPETEEQIAARTFGRTKRPSGVALPSVAPSDDDAMGATMAPSNKGPGTGRFGADALAASDDIGFDATMAPRAGGTVPFGQQPQVAGGTMGFGATQMPGSGMGSSGVALPVPGAPAQSPASYSGQQVAQGYGTGQHVAPGSMGGQQVVPGSYGGQQAVPGSLAGAVGPQGQPLAPVSMSGQPGPMTMPAALPPRSRVLPIAGAAALILGAVGLGWWLRPGPPPMDPPPVMHAGQDHVPPPRAGPPPEGPPPVMHAGPNHAPPPPVGPPPQPPPPVMAQNDPPAIVDPQVQQTKTTGKTNTRPGGRTPSARIPLEPTNAVAISDLKDARAAAARNDVDSAVRAAQRSYAAQDNLAAHYLAIKLRCQTGDIVNAAPEARKIRPSELTPQLIAECQKHEIELQH
- a CDS encoding 3-oxoacyl-[acyl-carrier-protein] synthase III C-terminal domain-containing protein yields the protein MTAATFALLGVGAAVPEHVRGNDDPLFESLRRAAGSGGEHALFYGNRERRVLGQGESLAALTAKAGAAALQDAGLTPADVERLYGYVSVSEFVAPNELYAVHRELGLSQGTLVVPVNADFANFLMGIVLAWEALRAGTLRHALVAVGSAWTRNVDYTQGHAIGIGDGAGAVVVGAGEGLTLVDWGADTFSDEYGAMMMGPRPESGLAYPTYGIAPAAGVKAFLQSGMNGPPRLVERLLAKHGVAREDVTLISHQATRKLMDHWAQEIRPREYLDTFEEYGNMVHASMPVTLARFRRQLRTKYLVMVGLGIGAHQMALLVRV
- a CDS encoding DEAD/DEAH box helicase, producing the protein MTFDELQLTDSLLKAVKAEGYTTPTPIQAKAIPHALAGKDVLGVAQTGTGKTAAFALPILQRLSAKAPAGGARPVRCLVLTPTRELASQVSDSFVTYGKNLPLRHAVVFGGVGQNPQVQALRQGVDILVATPGRLLDLIDQGFVTLRALEVFVLDEADRMLDMGFIHDVRRVIKVLPQVRQTLFFSATLPPDIMDLARNILKEPVRVEVSPASSTAETVSQQVYFVEREEKRALLTHLLQDAKAIPRALVFTRTKHGANRVAKQLTAAGVRADAIHGNKSQNARERALDEFRAGTLRVLVATDIAARGIDIDGLSHVFNYDLPNVPEQYVHRIGRTGRAGASGQAVSFCDSEERAYLRDIERTIRRSVPVVADAAFRSHLPPPLPGDVEESRPPMNRGGRGQSRGGGGGGGGGGQRRSGGQQRRGGGGQGRPSGGQSRQASGGGNAQAPRGGGQGRSQQARPAVASPAAGPSSPPPRRTMSKWG